From Marivirga harenae, one genomic window encodes:
- a CDS encoding uroporphyrinogen-III synthase has product MSTSVKDRFYPVKSIMVSQPEPADISNSPYHKLADKYKIKIDFRQFIKVDPIDSKEFRKQKIDILKHTAIIFTSRNAVDHFFRICKDSKVEMPPEMKYFCISEQTANYLQKYIVVRKRKVFVGERTAQDILNVIKKHKNEKYLFPCSNIRKDDIPSFMNKNGYNFTEATIYKTVAADLSDLEHITYDILAFFSPSGINSLFVNFPEFKQNKTRIAVFGPTTAQAARDAGLIIDIEAPLPNAPSMTGALELYIKKANGLK; this is encoded by the coding sequence ATGTCAACAAGTGTAAAAGACCGATTTTATCCGGTAAAGAGTATCATGGTTTCACAACCTGAGCCGGCAGACATTTCAAACTCTCCGTATCATAAATTGGCGGACAAGTACAAGATCAAGATTGATTTCAGACAATTTATCAAAGTTGATCCTATCGATTCGAAGGAATTTAGGAAGCAAAAAATTGATATCCTGAAACATACTGCTATTATATTTACTAGTAGAAATGCAGTTGATCATTTCTTTAGGATATGTAAAGACAGTAAGGTGGAAATGCCACCTGAGATGAAATATTTTTGTATTTCGGAACAAACCGCAAATTACCTTCAAAAATATATAGTGGTACGAAAGCGAAAAGTTTTCGTGGGAGAGAGAACCGCACAGGATATTTTGAACGTAATTAAGAAGCATAAGAACGAAAAATATTTGTTTCCTTGTTCTAATATCAGAAAGGATGACATTCCATCTTTTATGAATAAGAATGGCTATAATTTCACGGAAGCGACTATCTATAAGACTGTTGCGGCTGATTTATCAGACCTGGAACATATTACATATGATATTTTAGCGTTCTTTAGTCCCTCAGGAATTAATTCATTATTTGTGAACTTCCCTGAGTTCAAACAAAATAAAACAAGGATTGCTGTTTTTGGTCCTACTACTGCTCAGGCAGCGAGAGATGCTGGTTTAATTATAGATATTGAAGCACCATTACCAAACGCACCTTCCATGACAGGAGCATTGGAACTTTATATAAAAAAAGCTAATGGGCTTAAGTAG
- the gldM gene encoding gliding motility protein GldM: MAGGKETPRQKMIGMMYLVLTALLALNVSVTVLDKFIDINNSLEVSVDAAKEQNGNTLRRIENAVEESGSRPDDVKILDKAKEIRQKTREMVNELATYKETFVKITGDRDENGDLVGKTDYDRVSNYMLPENENNGIALQKELNEYSKYIDQAVGDSAVSFDLLALDANENPRFQNDPNQKGKDWATLEFMGSPTPAALATISDYQNKVMAYESRALDLLARKVGAGDLKFDLIRLVALPESKVVAAGAKYKADLIVAASSSAEDPEMTFNGNEIDVENGNGKIEFTVTPAGSYGEEGTARKTYEATAKLKDSVYREEIEYFVAEPVIQVQSAALSQLYLNCGNELDVLVPALGTSYNPSFSVQGGTSIQGQARGRVTIIPNAPKVTLGVSSGSTKIGNKVFDVRRIPKPDVQVFAGSKPVNLKQGEKATALRVLRVEAIPDDNFKAQLPKDAQYKVTRWTITLARGPRPVGQPIKATSETVNISQLMSNARPGDRLVVQVDQVLRRNFRGNTEEVALGEQVFPITLN, encoded by the coding sequence ATGGCTGGAGGAAAAGAAACCCCAAGACAGAAGATGATCGGCATGATGTACCTGGTACTGACTGCCCTTTTGGCGCTTAACGTTAGTGTTACGGTACTCGACAAATTCATCGACATAAATAACTCCTTAGAAGTATCTGTTGATGCCGCTAAAGAGCAGAATGGTAATACGCTTCGCAGAATTGAAAATGCTGTAGAGGAATCCGGTAGTCGCCCAGATGATGTGAAAATCTTGGATAAGGCTAAAGAGATTCGTCAAAAGACCAGAGAGATGGTTAATGAATTGGCAACTTACAAAGAAACTTTTGTTAAAATCACTGGTGATAGAGACGAAAATGGTGACTTAGTAGGTAAAACTGATTATGACAGAGTTAGTAACTATATGTTACCTGAAAACGAAAATAATGGAATAGCACTTCAAAAGGAGCTAAATGAATATTCGAAGTATATCGATCAGGCAGTTGGTGATTCTGCGGTTTCGTTCGATTTATTAGCGCTTGACGCCAATGAAAATCCTCGTTTTCAAAATGATCCTAATCAAAAAGGTAAAGATTGGGCTACTTTAGAATTTATGGGCTCTCCAACTCCTGCAGCTCTAGCAACTATCAGTGACTACCAAAACAAAGTTATGGCTTATGAGTCAAGAGCTTTAGATTTGTTAGCAAGAAAAGTGGGTGCTGGTGATTTGAAATTTGATTTAATTCGATTGGTTGCTTTACCGGAATCCAAAGTTGTTGCAGCTGGGGCTAAGTATAAAGCTGACCTTATAGTAGCGGCATCTTCTTCCGCGGAAGATCCTGAAATGACTTTTAATGGTAATGAAATTGATGTTGAAAATGGGAACGGTAAAATCGAATTTACTGTAACTCCAGCTGGTTCTTACGGTGAAGAGGGTACAGCAAGAAAAACTTATGAAGCAACTGCAAAATTAAAAGACAGTGTTTATCGTGAGGAGATTGAATACTTTGTTGCGGAACCTGTAATCCAAGTACAATCTGCTGCTCTAAGCCAGTTGTATCTGAATTGCGGAAATGAATTAGACGTATTGGTTCCTGCCTTAGGAACTTCATATAATCCTTCATTTTCAGTTCAAGGCGGAACTTCTATCCAAGGACAAGCAAGAGGTAGGGTAACAATTATACCGAACGCTCCAAAAGTAACTTTAGGGGTAAGTTCTGGAAGTACCAAAATAGGCAATAAGGTTTTCGATGTTCGTAGAATACCTAAACCTGACGTGCAAGTATTTGCTGGTTCTAAACCAGTGAACTTGAAGCAAGGTGAAAAAGCTACTGCTTTACGTGTATTGAGGGTAGAGGCCATTCCTGATGACAACTTTAAAGCACAATTACCAAAGGATGCTCAATACAAAGTAACTAGGTGGACAATCACCTTAGCCAGAGGGCCTAGACCTGTTGGTCAGCCTATAA
- a CDS encoding PorP/SprF family type IX secretion system membrane protein: protein MKKTLQLLSVIFLTVGIFNVQGQDVQFSHYMFNNLFNNPAYSGVEGYTKLTAMHRTQWAGYAPSNGPVGGINSQLISLTSPIMRYNSGFGFYVLNDDIANQNFIQVQASGAYHLGIKDSKLSIGFRGGVITQNINKDGYIVIDPDDPNINNIQPTQVRPDFSIGVNFQHKDFYVGAALNHLIEAEFGFGSDAIRNPYPKDLIVTGGYTFPINYDISLTPSFLVRTTEFSSYTFDVSAVATYKEKIWGGLSFRQQEAAIVMLGYSFFKENTLKLGYAFDYTLVAQSAKSTTSHEIMLSYRLPAISTSGKKVVRTPRFRH, encoded by the coding sequence ATGAAAAAAACATTACAATTATTGAGCGTAATCTTCTTGACAGTGGGCATTTTTAATGTCCAAGGTCAAGATGTGCAGTTCTCTCATTACATGTTTAATAATCTTTTTAATAACCCGGCTTACTCGGGAGTAGAAGGTTATACAAAATTAACGGCAATGCACAGGACGCAGTGGGCAGGTTACGCTCCTTCAAACGGTCCTGTCGGTGGTATTAATTCCCAATTAATCTCATTAACGTCTCCAATCATGAGATATAATAGTGGGTTTGGGTTTTATGTCTTAAACGATGATATTGCCAATCAGAATTTTATTCAGGTGCAAGCATCTGGAGCCTATCATTTGGGGATCAAAGATTCTAAATTAAGTATTGGTTTCAGAGGAGGCGTTATTACCCAAAATATTAATAAGGACGGGTACATTGTAATAGATCCTGATGACCCAAACATCAATAATATACAACCGACCCAAGTTCGCCCTGATTTTTCAATTGGGGTAAATTTTCAACATAAGGATTTTTATGTGGGGGCTGCTCTCAACCATTTAATAGAGGCAGAATTTGGATTTGGGTCAGATGCCATAAGAAATCCATATCCAAAGGATTTAATAGTAACGGGTGGTTATACCTTTCCGATAAATTACGACATTAGTTTAACGCCAAGTTTTTTAGTAAGAACTACTGAATTTAGTTCTTACACTTTTGATGTTTCTGCAGTTGCTACCTACAAAGAAAAAATTTGGGGTGGACTTTCCTTCAGACAGCAGGAAGCTGCTATTGTGATGTTGGGGTATAGCTTCTTTAAAGAAAACACATTAAAACTAGGTTATGCTTTCGATTATACCCTTGTAGCACAAAGCGCAAAGAGCACCACTTCACATGAAATTATGTTGAGTTATAGGTTGCCTGCTATATCTACATCGGGAAAAAAGGTGGTGCGAACGCCAAGATTTAGACATTAA
- a CDS encoding SUMF1/EgtB/PvdO family nonheme iron enzyme yields MNNKGVLKKLTLSILFVATLFLEGCGLFGGGAGDGGNLVGVPGREGWYMATPYGMRAVPAGTFHMGQADEDVAASQINFNRQVTIGGFYMDETEITNNEYRQFIQRMMEDSASTLGRDYIMKELYPDTTVWMKDFTNHMGDPMQEYYYMHPAFDDYPVVGVDWEAAKVFSEWRTDYLNSYRESLGEFPMPAFRLPSEAEWEYAARGGRDMAKYPWGNPYIRNAKGCMLANFKPGRGNYYDDGNAYTAEVMSYFPNDFGLFDMSGNVAEWCEDAFNPASVPLVWDLNPTFFDESEPRKVIRGGSWKDIAFYLETGTRAFEHKDSTRAYIGFRCAMTYLGRSSGAEF; encoded by the coding sequence ATGAATAATAAAGGTGTTTTGAAAAAATTAACCCTATCAATTTTGTTTGTTGCTACTCTTTTCCTTGAAGGCTGTGGTCTTTTTGGAGGTGGTGCTGGCGATGGAGGTAATTTGGTAGGTGTTCCCGGTAGAGAAGGGTGGTATATGGCTACTCCTTATGGTATGAGAGCAGTTCCAGCCGGAACTTTTCATATGGGACAAGCTGACGAAGATGTGGCAGCAAGTCAAATTAATTTTAACAGACAGGTTACAATTGGTGGGTTTTATATGGATGAAACTGAAATTACCAATAATGAGTACCGTCAGTTTATTCAAAGAATGATGGAGGACTCAGCCTCTACTCTTGGCAGGGACTACATAATGAAGGAGCTATACCCTGACACAACAGTGTGGATGAAGGATTTCACTAATCATATGGGAGATCCAATGCAGGAGTATTATTATATGCACCCTGCTTTCGATGATTATCCCGTTGTTGGTGTGGATTGGGAAGCTGCTAAAGTTTTTTCTGAATGGAGAACAGACTATTTGAATTCTTATAGAGAATCATTGGGTGAGTTTCCAATGCCTGCTTTTCGTTTGCCTTCAGAAGCTGAATGGGAATACGCAGCTAGAGGAGGTAGAGATATGGCCAAGTACCCTTGGGGTAATCCTTATATAAGAAATGCGAAAGGATGTATGTTAGCTAACTTTAAACCAGGTAGAGGGAATTATTATGATGATGGAAACGCTTATACTGCAGAAGTAATGTCTTATTTCCCGAACGATTTTGGTTTATTTGATATGTCGGGTAACGTTGCTGAATGGTGTGAGGATGCCTTTAATCCTGCATCAGTTCCTTTGGTTTGGGATTTAAATCCAACATTTTTTGATGAAAGCGAACCTAGAAAAGTTATTAGGGGAGGTTCATGGAAAGACATTGCTTTTTATCTTGAAACAGGTACTAGAGCATTCGAACATAAAGATTCAACAAGAGCTTATATAGGATTTAGATGTGCAATGACTTACCTTGGCAGGTCATCAGGTGCAGAATTTTAA
- the gldL gene encoding gliding motility protein GldL: MSNKKGGFQELLFKTIMPKVYGIGAAIVIIGAMFKILHLPGASFMLGVGLSTEAIIFLLSAFEPAHDEVDWSKVYPELAEEFDEEPAPRKKQISSVSGGSASQQLDKVLEEGKIGPELIKSLGDGMKSMADSAKQMSNLSNAAVATNDYANNVKQASKSLLEMNKSYDTTVKAMSEMSNASMDAKSYHSQVQAVTKNLTALNQVYEMELQDSQNHVKAMNKFYKNLSTALDSMTEASKDTAQFQTEVKNLTTNLSQLNKVYGNMLSAMKG, translated from the coding sequence ATGAGTAATAAAAAAGGCGGATTTCAGGAGTTATTATTCAAGACCATAATGCCTAAGGTGTATGGTATTGGTGCGGCAATCGTAATTATCGGTGCCATGTTTAAGATTCTTCACCTTCCAGGTGCATCTTTTATGTTGGGTGTTGGTTTAAGTACTGAGGCCATAATTTTCTTATTGAGTGCATTTGAACCTGCACATGACGAAGTTGATTGGAGTAAAGTATATCCAGAGTTGGCGGAAGAATTTGATGAAGAACCAGCCCCAAGGAAAAAACAAATATCTTCTGTGTCTGGAGGTTCTGCTTCACAACAATTAGACAAGGTTTTGGAGGAAGGGAAAATTGGTCCAGAACTAATAAAGAGCTTAGGAGATGGAATGAAAAGCATGGCAGACTCTGCCAAACAAATGTCTAATTTAAGTAATGCAGCCGTTGCAACTAATGATTATGCTAACAACGTTAAGCAAGCTAGCAAGTCTTTATTAGAAATGAATAAATCTTATGACACTACTGTTAAAGCAATGTCTGAGATGTCAAACGCTTCGATGGATGCTAAATCGTATCATTCACAAGTACAAGCGGTAACCAAAAACTTGACGGCATTGAATCAAGTGTATGAGATGGAATTGCAAGATTCTCAAAACCATGTTAAAGCGATGAATAAGTTCTACAAGAATTTGTCAACTGCTTTAGATAGTATGACTGAGGCGAGTAAAGATACTGCACAGTTCCAAACAGAAGTTAAAAACTTAACAACTAATCTTTCTCAGTTAAATAAGGTATATGGCAATATGCTATCTGCTATGAAAGGTTAA